A window from Cinclus cinclus chromosome 4, bCinCin1.1, whole genome shotgun sequence encodes these proteins:
- the LOC134043693 gene encoding histone H1 isoform X1: MSETAPVAAPAVSAPGAKAAAKKPKKAASGSKARRPAGPSVTELITKAVSASKERKGLSLAALKKALAAGGYDVEKNNSRIKLGLKSLVSKGTLVQTKGTGASGSFKLNKKPGETKEKATKKKPAAKPKKPAAAKKPASAAKKPKKAAAVKKSPKKAKKPAAAAAKKAAKSPKKAAKAGRPKKAAKSPAKAKAVKPKAAKPKAAKPKAAKAKKAAPKKK; the protein is encoded by the coding sequence ATGTCGGAGACCGCGCCTGTTGCCGCTCCCGCTGTTTCTGCTCCCGGCGCCAAGGCCGCCGCCAAGAAGCCGAAGAAGGCGGCGAGCGGCTCCAAAGCCCGCAGACCCGCGGGGCCCAGCGTCACCGAGCTGATCACCAAGGCCGTGTCCGCCTCCAAGGAGCGCAAGGGGCTCTCGCTCGCCGCGCTCAAGAAGGCGCTGGCCGCCGGCGGCTACGATGTGGAGAAGAACAACAGCCGCATCAAGCTGGGGCTCAAGAGCCTCGTCAGCAAGGGCACCCTGGTGCAGACCAAGGGCACCGGCGCCTCCGGCTCCTTCAAGCTGAATAAGAAGCCCGGTGAGACAAAAGAAAAGGCAACCAAGAAAAAGCCGGCTGCTAAGCCCAAGAAGCCGGCGGCGGCTAAGAAGCCCGCCAGCGCCGCCAAGAAGCCCAAGAAAGCGGCGGCGGTGAAGAAGAGCCCCAAGAAGGCGAAGAAGCCGGCGGCCGCTGCGGCCAAGAAAGCGGCCAAGAGCCCCAAGAAAGCCGCGAAGGCAGGCCGCCCCAAAAAGGCAGCGAAGAGCCCGGCTAAGGCGAAAGCGGTGAAGCCCAAAGCGGCCAAGCCCAAAGCGGCCAAACCCAAAGCGGCCAAGGCAAAGAAGGCGGCGCCCAAGAAGAAGTAA
- the WBP11 gene encoding WW domain-binding protein 11, producing MGRRSTSSTKSGKFMNPTDQARKEARKRELKKNKKQRMMVRAAVLKMKDPKQIIRDMEKLDEMEFNPVQQPQLNEKVLKDKRKKLRETFERILRLYEKENPDIYKELRKLEVEYEQKRAQLSQYFDAVKNAQHVEVESIPLPDMPHAPSNILIQDIPLPGAQPPSILKKTSAYGPPVRSISVLPPPGLGVPRLPPGRKPPGPPPGPPPPQVLQMYGRKVGFTLDVAPRRREEEISYSSEAGQRGHDDDMSSTSEDEGYPEDMDQDKHDESSDDSDSDRSDADSEGEDFLHRDNDKEREGGEEKKSGHSVRFADMPGKSRKKKKNMKELTPLQAMMLRMAGQEIPEEGREVEEYSEEEEEEEEDSESEETSQQQQQQQLSEEALAETGSSTATSQAQQQQSAQAVPPTQIQAPPMPGPPPLGPPPAPPLRPPGPPTGLPPGPPPGAPPFLRPPGLPGLRGPLPRLLPPGPPPGRPPGPPPGPPPGLPPGPPPRGPPPRLPPPAPPGIPPPRPGMLRPPLVPPLGPAPPGLFPPAPIPNPGVLSAPPSLIQRPKADDTSAATIEKKATATISAKPQITNPKAEITRFVPTALRVRRENKGASAASQRKQDDEPALPLTKAAPKAGSSAPISVQTKDDVYEAFMKEMEGLL from the exons atGGGGCGGAGATCTACATCATCCACCAAGAGTGGGAAGTTTATGAATCCCACGGATCAGGCCC GGAAGGAAGCTCGGAAAAGGGAGCTAAAGAAG AACAAAAAGCAACGGATGATGGTACGAGCAGCTGTACTGAAGATGAAAGATCCAAAGCAGATTATTCGGGACATGGAAAAATTGGATGAGATGG AGTTTAATCCAGTACAGCAGCCACAACTAAATGAAAAAGTGCTGAAGGATAAACGCAAAAAGCTCCGTGAGACTTTTGAGCGTATCCTGCGGCTCTATGAGAAGGAAAATCCTGACATCTATAAAGAACTGCGCAAGCTGGAAGTGGAGTATGAGCAGAAgagagcacagctcagccagTATTTCGATGCTGTCAAG AATGCTCAGCATGTTGAAGTGGAGAGTATCCCCCTACCAGATATGCCTCATGCTCCCTCCAACATCCTCATACAAGACATTCCCCTTCCAGGGGCTCAACCACCTTCTATCCTCAAGAAGACATCAGCCTATGG ACCACCAGTTCGGTCCATTTCTGTGCTTCCTCCTCCTGGGCTTGGTGTTCCACGTTTACCTCCAGGCAGGAAACCCCCTGGACCTCCACCAGGGCCACCCCCACCTCAGGTCCTACAGATGTATGGCCGTAAAGTGGGTTTCACCTTGGATGTGGCTCCTCGAAGGCGAGAGGAGGAGATTTCTTACAGTTCTGAAGCAG GACAGCGAGGCCATGATGATGACATGTCCAGCACTAGTGAAGATGAAGGTTATCCTGAGGATATGGATCAAGATAAGCACGATGAGAGCAGCGATGACAGTGACAGCGATAGGTCAGATGCAGACAGTGAAGGAGAGGACTTCCTGCATCGTGATAATGACAAGGAGAGGGaaggtggagaagaaaagaaatcag GTCACAGTGTCCGGTTTGCAGACATGCCTGGGAAGTCAcgaaagaagaaaaagaacatgaaaGAGCTGACTCCACTCCAGGCCATGATGCTACGGATGGCAG GTCAGGAAATTCcagaagaagggagagaagtGGAGGAATAttcagaagaagaggaagaggaggaagaggactCAGAGTCTGAAGAGACatcacagcaacagcagcagcaacaactcAGTGAGGAAGCACTTGCAGAGACTGGGTCATCTACTGCAACttcacaggcacagcagcagcagagtgcaCAGGCTGTGCCTCCAACTCAGATACAGGCACCTCCCATGCCTGGGCCTCCTCCGCTGGGAccacctccagcccctccacTGAGGCCCCCAGGCCCACCCACTGGCCTTCCTCCGGGCCCTCCACCAG GAGCTCCTCCGTTCCTGAGACCTCCCGGGTTACCAGGATTACGTGGGCCTTTGCCTCGACTGCTGCCACCAGGTCCTCCCCCGGGGCGACCACCTGGTCCTCCCCCAGGCCCCCCACCAGGTCTGCCCCCAGGTCCTCCTCCACGTGGTCCTCCTCCTCGTctgccccctcctgccccaccaG GTATCCCTCCTCCTCGCCCAGGCATGTTACGGCCGCCTCTGGTGCCTCCCTTAGGACCTGCCCCACCTGGGCTCTTTCCACCAGCTCCCATTCCAAATCCTGGGGTACTGAGTGCCCCCCCCAGCTTGATTCAGCGGCCCAAGGCGGATGACACCAGCGCGGCCACCATCGAGAAGAAAGCCACGGCCACCATCAGTGCCAAGCCGCAGATCACCAACCCCAAGGCGGAGATCACGCGCTTCGTGCCCACTGCCTTGCGAGTGCGCCGCGAGAATAAAGGGGCTTCCGCTGCCTCCCAGAGAAAACAAGATGATGAGCCTGCCCTCCCGTTAACCAAAGCTGCCCCTAAGGCTGGATCATCTGCCCCGATCTCTGTGCAGACAAAGGATGATGTGTATGAAGCCTTCATGAAAGAAATGGAAGGTCTCCTGTGA
- the LOC134043666 gene encoding histone H3-like, which produces MARTKQTARKSTGGKAPRKQLATKAARKSAPATGGVKKPHRYRPGTVALREIRRYQKSTELLIRKLPFQRLVREIAQDFKTDLRFQSSAVMALQEASEAYLVGLFEDTNLGIVAEMSGRGKGGKGLGKGGAKRHRKVLRDNIQGITKPAIRRLARRGGVKRISGLIYEETRGVLKVFLENVIRDAVTYTEHAKRKTVTAMDVVYALKRQGRTLYGFGG; this is translated from the exons ATGGCGCGGACAAAGCAGACGGCGCGGAAATCCACGGGCGGGAAGGCGCCCCGCAAGCAGCTGGCCACCAAGGCTGCCCGCAAGAGCGCGCCGGCCACGGGCGGCGTCAAGAAGCCGCACCGCTACCGGCCCGGCACGGTGGCGCTGCGCGAGATCCGTCGCTACCAGAAGTCCACGGAGCTGCTGATCCGCAAGCTGCCCTTCCAGCGCCTGGTGCGCGAGATCGCGCAGGACTTCAAGACCGACCTGCGCTTCCAGAGCTCGGCCGTCATGGCTCTGCAGGAGGCCAGCGAGGCTTACCTGGTGGGGCTCTTCGAGGACACCAACCT TGGGATAGTG GCGGAAATGTCTGGTAGGGGCAAGGGCGGCAAGGGGCTCGGCAAGGGCGGCGCCAAGCGCCACCGCAAGGTGCTGCGCGACAACATCCAGGGCATCACCAAGCCCGCCATCCGCCGCCTGGCTCGGCGCGGCGGCGTCAAGCGCATCTCGGGCCTCATCTACGAGGAGACGCGCGGCGTGCTCAAGGTCTTCTTGGAGAACGTGATCCGCGACGCCGTCACCTACACGGAGCACGCCAAGAGGAAGACGGTCACGGCCATGGACGTGGTCTACGCCCTCAAGCGCCAAGGTCGTACCCTCTACGGCTTCGGTGGTTAA
- the SMCO3 gene encoding single-pass membrane and coiled-coil domain-containing protein 3, whose amino-acid sequence MALSDLLYPDNPKRKQELIHLHQELLDCMSTNFHATNELVGVLNEHLGCTITPIRMRENSTVKENCEIIIQVMSEIQHQVQKIDSDMKEKLEPVLYQKLYDIKEPELEKIAIAQRVFSIIFGEATSTAAMVAIKLLGSSHLTLTVSKLIGLLAQIGASVLGGVSITIIGLGLEMILHAILGAVERSQLLTAVRSYEKHLAEFKAASEKYQRAIHEVTSLVRQQVQ is encoded by the coding sequence ATGGCATTGAGTGACCTCCTTTACCCAGATAATCCCAAGAGGAAGCAAGAACTGATTCATCTGCATCAGGAATTGCTTGACTGTATGTCCACAAATTTCCATGCAACAAACGAGCTGGTTGGAGTGCTGAATGAACACCTGGGCTGTACTATTACCCCCATCAGGATGCGAGAGAACAGTACAGTCAAGGAAAACTGTGAGATTATCATTCAAGTGATGAGTGAGATTCAGCATCAGGTGCAGAAGATCGATAGTGACATGAAGGAAAAACTCGAGCCAGTGCTGTACCAGAAGCTATATGATATCAAAGAGCCTGAGCTGGAGAAAATTGCAATAGCCCAGAGagttttttccattatttttggAGAAGCAACTTCAACAGCTGCAATGGTAGCTATCAAACTTCTTGGCTCCAGTCATTTAACTCTCACTGTGAGCAAGCTCATCGGTCTCCTTGCGCAGATTGGGGCATCTGTTCTTGGGGGAGTTAGTATTACCATTATTGGGCTTGGGCTTGAAATGATTCTCCATGCCATCCTGGGAGCTGTGGAGAGGAGTCAGCTTCTGACAGCTGTGAGAAGCTACGAGAAGCACCTGGCTGAGTTTAAAGCAGCCTCAGAAAAGTACCAGCGTGCTATACATGAAGTAACTTCTTTGGTGAGACAGCAAGTTCAGTAA
- the LOC134043681 gene encoding histone H2B 8 yields the protein MPEPAKSAPAPKKGSKKAVTKTQKKGDKKRRKTRKESYSIYVYKVLKQVHPDTGISSKAMGIMNSFVNDIFERIAGEASRLAHYNKRSTITSREIQTAVRLLLPGELAKHAVSEGTKAVTKYTSSK from the coding sequence ATGCCGGAACCAGCTAAATCCGCTCCCGCGCCCAAGAAGGGCTCCAAGAAAGCCGTGACCAAGACTCAGAAGAAAGGTGACAAGAAGCGTAGAAAGACCAGGAAAGAGAGCTACTCCATCTACGTGTACAAGGTGCTGAAGCAGGTGCACCCCGACACGGGCATCTCGTCCAAGGCCATGGGCATCATGAACTCCTTCGTCAACGACATCTTCGAGCGCATCGCCGGCGAGGCGTCGCGCCTGGCGCACTACAACAAGCGCTCCACCATCACGTCGCGGGAGATCCAGACGGCCGTGcgcctgctgctgcctggcgAGCTGGCCAAGCACGCCGTGTCCGAGGGCACCAAGGCTGTCACCAAGTACACCAGCTCCAAGTAG
- the LOC134043693 gene encoding histone H2A-IV isoform X2 produces MSGRGKQGGKARAKAKSRSSRAGLQFPVGRVHRLLRKGNYAERVGAGAPVYLAAVLEYLTAEILELAGNAARDNKKTRIIPRHLQLAIRNDEELNKLLGKVTIAQGGVLPNIQAVLLPKKAKKPAAAAAKKAAKSPKKAAKAGRPKKAAKSPAKAKAVKPKAAKPKAAKPKAAKAKKAAPKKK; encoded by the exons ATGTCCGGGCGGGGGAAGCAGGGCGGGAAGGCGCGCGCCAAGGCCAAGTCGCGCTCGTCGCGGGCCGGGCTGCAGTTCCCCGTGGGCCGCGTGCACCGGCTGCTGCGCAAGGGCAACTACGCGGAGCGCGTGGGCGCCGGCGCCCCGGTGTACCTGGCGGCCGTGCTGGAGTACCTGACGGCCGAGATCCTGGAGCTGGCGGGCAACGCGGCCCGCGACAACAAGAAGACGCGCATCATCCCCCGCCACCTGCAGCTGGCCATCCGCAACGACGAGGAGCTCAACAAGCTGCTGGGCAAGGTGACGATCGCGCAGGGCGGCGTGCTGCCCAACATCCAGGCCGTGCTGCT CCCCAAGAAGGCGAAGAAGCCGGCGGCCGCTGCGGCCAAGAAAGCGGCCAAGAGCCCCAAGAAAGCCGCGAAGGCAGGCCGCCCCAAAAAGGCAGCGAAGAGCCCGGCTAAGGCGAAAGCGGTGAAGCCCAAAGCGGCCAAGCCCAAAGCGGCCAAACCCAAAGCGGCCAAGGCAAAGAAGGCGGCGCCCAAGAAGAAGTAA
- the LOC134043696 gene encoding histone H4: MSGRGKGGKGLGKGGAKRHRKVLRDNIQGITKPAIRRLARRGGVKRISGLIYEETRGVLKVFLENVIRDAVTYTEHAKRKTVTAMDVVYALKRQGRTLYGFGG; the protein is encoded by the coding sequence ATGTCCGGCCGGGGCAAGGGCGGCAAGGGGCTCGGCAAGGGCGGCGCCAAGCGCCACCGCAAGGTGCTGCGCGACAACATCCAGGGCATCACCAAGCCCGCCATCCGCCGCCTGGCTCGGCGCGGCGGCGTCAAGCGCATCTCGGGCCTCATCTACGAGGAGACCCGCGGCGTGCTCAAGGTCTTCTTGGAGAACGTGATCCGCGACGCCGTCACCTACACGGAGCACGCCAAGAGGAAGACGGTCACGGCCATGGACGTGGTCTACGCCCTCAAGCGCCAAGGTCGCACCCTCTACGGCTTCGGTGGTTAA
- the LOC134043693 gene encoding histone H2A isoform X3, producing the protein MSGRGKQGGKARAKAKSRSSRAGLQFPILELAGNAARDNKKTRIIPRHLQLAIRNDEELNKLLGKVTIAQGGVLPNIQAVLLPKKTDSHKAKSK; encoded by the exons ATGTCCGGGCGGGGGAAGCAGGGCGGGAAGGCGCGCGCCAAGGCCAAGTCGCGCTCGTCGCGGGCCGGGCTGCAGTTCCCC ATCCTGGAGCTGGCGGGCAACGCGGCCCGCGACAACAAGAAGACGCGCATCATCCCCCGCCACCTGCAGCTGGCCATCCGCAACGACGAGGAGCTCAACAAGCTGCTGGGCAAGGTGACGATCGCGCAGGGCGGCGTGCTGCCCAACATCCAGGCCGTGCTGCTGCCCAAGAAGACCGACAGCCACAAGGCAAAAAGCAAGTGA
- the LOC134043695 gene encoding histone H2B 7, translating to MPEPAKSAPAPKKGSKKAVTKTQKKGDKKRKRARKESYSIYVYKVLKQVHPDTGISSKAMSIMNSFVNDIFERIAGEASRLAHYNKRSTITSREIQTAVRLLLPGELAKHAVSEGTKAVTKYTSSK from the coding sequence ATGCCTGAGCCGGCgaaatctgctccagcaccaaAGAAAGGTTCTAAAAAGGCGGTCACCAAGACTCAGAAGAAAGGTGACAAGAAGCGCAAGAGAGCGAGGAAAGAGAGCTACTCCATCTACGTGTACAAGGTGCTGAAGCAGGTGCACCCCGACACGGGCATCTCGTCCAAGGCCATGAGCATCATGAACTCCTTCGTCAACGACATCTTCGAGCGCATCGCCGGCGAGGCGTCGCGCCTGGCGCACTACAACAAGCGCTCCACCATCACGTCGCGGGAGATCCAGACGGCCGTGCGCCTGCTGCTGCCCGGCGAGCTGGCCAAGCACGCCGTGTCCGAGGGCACCAAGGCTGTCACCAAGTACACTAGCTCCAAGTAG
- the LOC134043676 gene encoding histone H2A-IV isoform X1: MSGRGKQGGKARAKAKSRSSRAGLQFPVGRVHRLLRKGNYAERVGAGAPVYLAAVLEYLTAEILELAGNAARDNKKTRIIPRHLQLAIRNDEELNKLLGKVTIAQGGVLPNIQAVLLPKKTDSHKAKAK; encoded by the coding sequence ATGTCTGGGCGGGGGAAGCAGGGCGGGAAGGCGCGCGCCAAGGCCAAGTCGCGCTCGTCGCGGGCCGGGCTGCAGTTCCCCGTGGGCCGCGTGCACCGGCTGCTGCGCAAGGGCAACTACGCGGAGCGCGTGGGCGCCGGCGCCCCGGTGTACCTGGCGGCCGTGCTGGAGTACCTGACGGCCGAGATCCTGGAGCTGGCGGGCAACGCGGCCCGCGACAACAAGAAGACGCGCATCATCCCCCGCCACCTGCAGCTGGCCATCCGCAACGACGAGGAGCTCAACAAGCTGCTGGGCAAGGTGACGATCGCGCAGGGCGGCGTGCTGCCCAACATCCAGGCCGTGCTGCTGCCCAAGAAGACCGACAGCCACAAGGCGAAAGCCAAGTAG
- the LOC134043676 gene encoding histone H2A-IV isoform X2 has product MSGRGKQGGKARAKAKSRSSRAGLQFPILELAGNAARDNKKTRIIPRHLQLAIRNDEELNKLLGKVTIAQGGVLPNIQAVLLPKKTDSHKAKAK; this is encoded by the exons ATGTCTGGGCGGGGGAAGCAGGGCGGGAAGGCGCGCGCCAAGGCCAAGTCGCGCTCGTCGCGGGCCGGGCTGCAGTTCCCC ATCCTGGAGCTGGCGGGCAACGCGGCCCGCGACAACAAGAAGACGCGCATCATCCCCCGCCACCTGCAGCTGGCCATCCGCAACGACGAGGAGCTCAACAAGCTGCTGGGCAAGGTGACGATCGCGCAGGGCGGCGTGCTGCCCAACATCCAGGCCGTGCTGCTGCCCAAGAAGACCGACAGCCACAAGGCGAAAGCCAAGTAG